The following nucleotide sequence is from Lonchura striata isolate bLonStr1 chromosome 17, bLonStr1.mat, whole genome shotgun sequence.
ACAGATCCAGCCCACTGGAACAGATTCCCAAAgacctggcaggagctggatcTCCAGCTCCGTCTTTATTAGcagaatgtttattttatgaCTTCCGATCAAGGTCAACATTCCAAACCGAGCCTGAGGGAAGCTGTCAGTGGAACACACCTCACCCTGTGGGTGACTCAGGATTCCCAACTGTGCCCATGGAGCTGCTCACGTATTTAGGAACCAGGACTTTTATGGATATGACTTGCACAATATGCAATAAAATCTAATAATCACTGTGAATTACAAACATCATTCACACTTTACCTGGAAAAACAATGTATTGAAGTCAGCAAAACAAGATAGCCTGAAGCATTACAATTTTATGGCACTTGTTTTTGTACACACTATCCATTATTTCCACACCACTTTATTTATACAGAATCCAGATTCTGCTACTTTAATCATTCACAACTACTTAAATAATACTATCAGTGAATTGGCTGCTTTATCAGTTAAACTGGTAACCAGGATATCAGAGAGCTCCAGCTTTTATCAATATTAACTTTGAGATGAAAGCCAGCTGCAAACAGATTGCACCACAGGTTAACCATCATGCTGATTCCCTTGGCTGATCTGCCCCCATCCCTAAGGAGCAGCTCCCATGCCATGCTCTCTCCATTCCTCCCAACACCTGCACCTCATCAGCTGAGAGCACGCAAGAACCCAGTGCAgtgttttgggtgggttttgtttcttttgtttgaaCTCATTAGCAATGCACAGCACTGATGATGAACAAGTACCATTCTCTTCCAAAACACACACCCCACACAGGTTATAGCaaagctatttttttctaaagcacAGGAACTGAACATCCTATCAGAATGCTTCACTGGTTCTTCCTCTCCTCCACAGAAGAGGTGGAATCAGCTTTTCTTATACTTATGGAAAAAGTCATCATTCAGGATAATAAAGGCCAAACATCACATCCTGACGTGAAAGCACAAGTCTTCAAAATTCTTGTGTTCAGTCTGCAGTCCCCAGAAATGAAGCCAGTTTGGTGCCTGAAGCACCTTTTATTCCTGTCCAGCAAGCTCATCTTTGAGCTTTTGCTTTCTGGAAAGTTCTTGTGAATATTTTTGTCGAGCAAGGTATTTTGTTTCCAACTCTGATCATTTTGAcagctcttttccttctcaATGGTCCTTACACTTGCAGTGACTATACAAGAACACCAAACTTACTCAGCTACATCAAAACTTCCCCTCTGAGAGCCTGAGAAGCCACTGAAACGTAAAGACAAAGCAGTGACACGTTTTGCAGATGGCCTCAGTTGCAGAGGCTCACACGcagatgtccctgtcccttcccagcaGCAAGCCAAGCCTAAAGGATCCCACATCACACGAGCCTTGCCTTGGGCAGGCAGCAGACAGCTCCTACTTACAAATCCCAATGAGAACCGAGGGCGTGTGCTCCAGCCGCAAGTACAAGAGGAGATTGTAAAAATTGAAGCAGATCAGAGAGAAGCATAAGATGACAGAGATCCATTCTTGCAGTCTCTTTCCTGTTGGaaagaacaaggaaaaaagCATGTTTTACTTTTATCTGAGAGGACATTTTGAAGCCTGAAGTAACAAAGACAGGCCATTCTACTGCCTGGATGACTTGCTCCGTTTGTCTGACAGGgaactgaaacagaaatttatttctgtgcaCCATGGGAGGTGCAAACATTTTCTTAAATGACACCCTCTTCCCCAAGCCACTACTAACCTCTTCCCTCTGCCCTTGTCCAATTAACAGGGCCAAATCAGACATGATTTCACTCATTTCACACTGTCCTAGTTTCCCTCTCCCTGAGACTGCTGGCATAAATTTCCTCCACGTCACATCTTTTCTCAATTTGCAATTCATCCAATATTCAGTGTTGCTGGAAGGGCTGAATCTGGGAACAAATTTCTGACCTCAAACATATTTAAATCACCTTGTGATCTGTAATATTTACAAGCTCTGAGATCCTAAAAGCTGCTGTACTAATAGGGAAGAGCACCATTCTCACCATTCTGCATTTCGGTGGCCCTGGAATAGCTCGTCTAACGTCACAAGTATTCCCCTGAAGCTTCTCCCTGAACTGCTGTCTTGTCTGGGCCTTCCTGCTCCAGGCAAAGGCTGGCAACTCCCAGCCACTCTGAGATGACAAGGGACAGACCCAGAAAAGAGAGAACTGGCACAAACTTTCTCCTGCACCTTGTTGTACCACTTTGTACCTCTATAAAAAATCATTTACTGTCTATAAAAAGGGAGCAGGCACATCAGAGTATGGTACCACTGGGAGTATCAGCTTAGCAGAGaaagctgctccctgcccttcACTGCTGGATCCCCACGAGGCAGAGCGCAGGGAACACTCAGGGTGAGATCTGCAGGATCAGGGCACAGACACAGACCTTTAATACCCAAGGCCAAGAAGATCTGAGCTGTCACCAGAagggccaggctgcaggcagctctTAATgcccccaggagctgccaggccAGTCCCTGTCTGTTGTAGGGGTCAGTGggcacagcctcctcctgcccagggctccctggAGCAGCCACCCCACAGCCCTTGCCCACCCCTCTGGCAAAGCAGAGCACAAGGAAGGCTCAGGCAGGCTCCAGAGAGGTGCACGTGCTCCCAGGAGCAGAGGCACACTCAGGCCTGGCAGGTGCCCAGCCTCTGTCCTACTCCTCCTCTCTGCTGACCTAATGCCTGATCAAATTTCTCCTCCTAAATGCTAAATCAAGTCCTCCTTCTCACTGTACCACACAACGAGCAGGGAAGGTAGGAACATAAACAGAGGTTCAGTCTTATCTCCCATGTGCCTACAAGGCAATATTTGAAAGTGTGAACAAAGACTTGGACAGGTCAGTTTTAGACATTCTAGAAGGCCCGTGGGTATATAAATTAACACTTTGCAGCAGCAAGGAGAGAatagtaaaattaaattaagacaCAAGAACAGCCATATTTGACAGCACTATCAGGTCACAATGTGGGTGAATCTATAAACAGATCCCTGGAGTAATGAAAGTAAGAGTTAATTAACACACACTTCCTGCATAAGAAAACCACACTGATTAGAGGAGCCAAGTGGGTAGATCCTCATGAACAGCTGAGTGCTGCAAAGGAGGCTGGCAAGTCCCCTGAGCTCAGCGTGTGCAAACACCTCTGGAATCTGAACACAGGGATCCAGCGAGGCTGTCGAGATATCCAGGTTCAAAaacacagcctcagctctgcACTGGGAAGGCAAATCACTCAAGGAACTGAGTCAGCGCTGATAACTTGAGTTTAAAGGGCACTCAAATCCCAACGTCTGGGAAGGAATGAATTGCCAAAGCCACAAAGCGTGTCCTTAAAGAAATCAGGGACATATTCCAGTCATGTTCACTCTGCACAATTCAATGCAATCCCCATTCTTATGGATTCAGAATTTGAACATGATACGCTTCCACCATAATACATATTCTGGCATTGCTTATGCAAATTATTTATGTAATTCCAGAAGAAACCTGCATATCTAATACACCCTCAGCTCCCTGACATATCCCTGTACGTGTGGTACAGCAGTGAGAAGGGCAGCAAGATCTTTGGGGAGGAAAATCCTTTCCTTATGAGCCAGAGCAGTGGTAAAATCAGGAAGTGCTTTTGTGTAAAGCACAGGAATCAGTCCCAGATGGAACAGAGCAGCTGAAAGGTGTCACAAAAGACCTGCTCCAGGCAAGCTCAAGGGGAGCAAAAGAAACTGAAACGGGCAGACTTGGCCCAGTCACACAAACGAACAAAGGCCTTGGAATTCTTATCATCACATGGCTCTGTGCGAGTAAGAAGCCCTACTGGTGCAGGAATTGCCTTGGATGTgccagctgggctcagctgaCCTGCTGGAAAACACATCTTCCCTTGCCTAATTCCTCACTAGAGAACAGATTCACTAGGAACGGCAGGAATACCCAGCATTGCTCACACTGTGAGCTGAAAACAAATTATGGCTTTTTAACATAGAATTTGCAATTATGTCCACAGTCATTTACTGAGCACCCAAACGACAAACTGAAGCTTGTTTGACGAGTTCCAAGCTTCAGTTAGAGCGAACAGGAATTgaagcatccctgtgccccttTCTGAGGTGCCAGGCCTGGagggcagctgctgagcagatTGCCGAGGGCAAGGCTGCCGCTGTTAAAGGCTGCCGGTGTTAtcattcccttcccttcccttcccttcccttcccgtcccgtcccgtcccgcccgggcccggcccgtgCCGCAGCCCCGCTCGGAGCCGCGggccggcagccccgggccgccCCTTCCCGCTCCTGCGGGGGGAAGCGGGCCCGAGGGGAGGCGGCCACGGGCGACCCGGGCCGGGCAGAGCGGCGCTCGAGGGGAacgggcgctgcgggagcggccggccccgggccccgcccgcccgcccgcctcACCTGGCGAGTAGAGCTCGGCCAGCTCGCGGGCCCCGGCGTGCTGAGCGCCccagcgccgcccgccgccctcGGGCTCCTCCGCGGCCTCGTcccgcggcgcggccgccccggggccgctcTGGGCCATGTCCGGCCGGGAAGGGCCGCGGACCCGCCCGAGCTCGGAACGGGCCGCGCTGCGCCGGCCGGGCGCGCCGGGCCCGCCCCCGCGCCTCCCGCCaatcgccgccgccgccgcgcgccgccgggCCAAtgggcagcgccgcccgccgcgcggCAGCCAATGGCGCGGCGGCACGGCCGGCGGCGCAgtgcgggcgggggcggcctcCGGGCGGGACCGGGCGGGACGGGACCGGGCGGGGCGGGACCGGGCGGGGCGGgaccgggcggggcggggcgggaccgggcggggcgggaccgggcggggcgggaccggggcgggcgggaccgggcggggcggggcgggaccgggcggggcggggaggcAGGCGCGGTCCGGTTCGGGATGGGGACGGAAGCGGGGACGGACCGGGCAGGGCGGCGGGCACGGTCCGGTCCCGCCCGGTTCGGGATGGGGACGGAAGCGGGGCGGGaccgggcggcgggcgcggtCCGGTCCGGTCCGGGATGGAGGCGgaagcggggccggggcggggccgggtgGTCTCGTTCGcaccgccccctccgcccggtGCCTCGCGCGCCCTCTGCCGGCGCGGGGCGCTGTTCCCGCGGCAGCGCCCGCGCGTGCCCGGGACCCGCCGCAGCGGCGACAACGGGGCCGCTGTCGGTGCCTGTGGTGGCCCCTGGAGAGTGTGCCGGGTGACAGTTCGGTGCTCACGCAGCCGTTGTTAACCGGGCTGCCGGGACACCCCCGGCGGGTCCGCGGCAGGCGGCCGCCCGTGCCCGAGCGAAGGTGTAAGTTAGAGGAGAACGGGCACAGTCCCGGCCCCGGTAACGCCGGcacggtcccggtcccggtcccggtaacgcccggcacggccccgccCGCTAGGTGGCGCTCCAAGCCTGCTGCCGGGCGCGGGGCGAGGACAGGGATCGGAATctggaccgggaccgggaccgggaccgggattgGGATCGGAACCcggatcgggatcaggatcgggGAGGGGCGAGGATCGGCATCGGGACTGCGATctggaccgggaccgggaccgagaccgggatcgggatcgggatgtGGCCCAGGGCGGCGCTCGGGGGTCTCCTTGCCGGGACAGCCTCGCCCAGTCCTCGCTCCTCAGCCCTGCCGGGACCGGACGGACCCGGACGGGACCGGGAAAGCTCCCACGGCTGCGGAGCTCGTTTGCCCGGAGCCATCCACACTGAGCTCCTTCCTTTCCCCGCACCGGGGAGGCGGGAGCCGCCACCGGTGCCGCTGGTGCCACCCGGCCCCGTCCCGGCTCCTGCCGCATCCCCCGGCCGAGcgcagcccccgcggccccgcacctgcccgctccgcccgccgcTCGGTCCGcccgagccccggggcacgggGGAGCAGGAACCGGCTGCGGTTCCTCGCTGGACTCTCTCTGGCATGGGAAAGTGTCAGTGGGTGGcggagctggagcagccactCCCACGGCTCGCGTCCAAGGCCGAAAATGCAAAGGTGGGGAGATGGCAGGGGCCGAGGAGCGCGGCGTGCGGAGCACGGAACAGCGCGGTTCCCCCGCCTGGCAGCCCGTCCCCACTGCCAGCTGCCGGGTGGCACAGACCAGCCCCGGGGCTCTTCCGAGTGCCAGGACTCACAAACAACAAGCCCGGACCGATTCCCTGGCAGCCCCGCTTTCCCCGTGCTGCTCGACACAGGATGAGAGCAGATGGAAAACAAGTATTTGCACAGTCTAGAGCACGGACTTCTAATgcttttaataaagaaaaaaaatcttctattTCTTTCCCTAAGCCACTTCCCCTGTCACCCCCTCTCAGACTTCCCTTGTTTTATGTTGCCCCTTGCCATACACCCCATGGAGTTCAGGCTGTCTGTCCCACAGCCTCAGGACTGCAGAAGAGTTCTCTTTTAGAAATTTCCTAAATGAATTACCAAGTCCTGTTACTAGGAACTTCTGACACTCTGTAGGGTACCCTGGAAGGGTAGAATTCATCTCTCTTGATGGATCTTTTGAAAGCTTGGATACTCCAGATGTCATAAATGCATGACCTGTAACAAATTCATCAAAGCAGGAGGCTGCAATTACCCAGGAAATGTCAGGCAATTACAGAGAACTTTTGAAACTTAGTGGACAGCAACTTCTCTGCCATTTTAATGGAGCACAAGGAAACGGGCTACTCATAAAATACAGCCACCTCTCACTGTCTCTGCTCAGACTGCCAGCCCACATCCTTCCAACAgacagctcctgcagggacttTGCCATGCAGGATGGAGATTGTGGCCTGTGCTTCCATGGGCCTTGGTGTCCTGactcttcctcctttccttgtTTCTCAGCGCCACAGGGTGGCTGCTCTGACCTCAGGTTTGCTCTGGAAAGTTTTCAGTCTGGTCGGGAGGGCATTTGGCTGATGTTGTCCCACTGGAGTCAGTCTCCAGGTGTCGTCTCCACTCACCCGCTGGGGCAAAGAGCAGCGTGGAGATAAAGGGGATTGAGCAACGCAGCGCTGCAAAGGCCAAGCCTGCTGGGTCAGAGGTGAGAGAAAATCAGCAGAAGACCAACAAAAAGCATGTCCCAGCCCATCACCGTGTCCCACGGGAACAgggtgagggagctgggggcagGACCCCGGTCTGTAACAAAAGAAGAGAAGGAGGCCACAGACACAGCCTGCCCCTGGGACTGCCAGCGCGGCACCAGCCACGGGGCAGCAGGGCAAAGCTGTGGCAATCCCTTTTCGTGTTCAAATGAAGCAAAGTCTCGAGCCTGGCCTGAGCTGGGCAGACAGATGGAGAGCCAGCCTCTCCCTTGAGCTGAGACATTGTCCCTGCCTGGCATTCATCAAGGGCTGTTGTTTTACAGCAGAGAACAGCAAGTGAAGAGCAATGGTTTCAAACCTGTGCTCTGCCAGGTGCAGCTGCTGAGTTGCTGTTGGCATATGGTGTGCAGCTGAATAAAGAGAGACCTGGGGCTaggcagaagggaaaaaagggctCAACATGCtcagaaataaatttcaatGTTACTTCTCTATTCTACAGCCTTTATTGCAACACTGTTCTTTTAGGCAAGGTCCCCTCCTACCCCCCAGAGACCTTCCGTGCTTGTTTGCAGGGACGCTGCTCTGGGGTCCCTCCCGTTCCCCTCCTCACCTCCAACCCCTCCCGCAGCACCTCAGGCACTGCTGTGGCTGCCGGCTGCTGGCATCGCCCTCCTGcccgctgccctgctctgcccctctgctgctgcacgagcagctccagcaccaggCAGCTCTGATCTTACTGACCTGCTGAGAGCGACTGCCAGGGGAATAATAAATGGGGCAAAACTGAGCAAGAAACATCAGAAATGTCAGCCAGGCTCTTTCCAGAGACCTTCTGATAAACACTCCAGTGTCTGAGCCATCCCCACTAAACTCACAGCATCTCCCCAAAGCTGGTGTCGttccagaggcagctgctgtAGACCTGGAGTGTGTGAACTGGAAAGTTTGCAAGAAATCCTGGAAAAGAAGACAATTTCCAGGAAGAAAATTCCTCTGCGATGCTTTACTGTGGGTCTGAGCTGCAAAGTTGAGGCTTCCACAATACAAAAAGAGAGAGCAGAGTTTAATTCATGACAGAGATGAGCAGTGAGGATGAGATTCTTCCCTCCACCTTTTCACCATGCTGGTCTCCTTCTGTTCCCCTCCCTTTGTCTGGATTGTTTTACATATGAATGTAGAGGAACCTGGATGCTATTGCATCAgaattttttctcaaaaatgttATATTCTTACTAAGTAATTTGGGACTTTTGCTGTCTCCTCCCTTAGCTGAatagttctgaaaaaaaaaagaaattatgaaatcACTAGAAGGAAGGTGCTTTTCACAGAAGTGCTGCTTTTATAATGAAAATTGCTCTGCTGGGAGACAAGCTGAAGGGctgctgccagtgcctgggTCCCTTAACCAGGAATgtctgcatctccctgcctaaAGCACCTCTGAGGAGCTTTTCAGGCCAATTTTCAGGACAATTATTAGCAGTCTCTGCACATCTGGCAAGGCCGAGCCAGGCACTCACAGGCACGGAGCCCTGTGTGCCCAGACCTCGGCTCAGTCCTGCGGTGTGAGCCTCGTTCTGCACCTGCTCCCATTTCCAAATCCCCACTCGTGGCCGTGCATTTGTTGTGACAAgtgcagaaataatttaaaagagaCCAGAGTTAGCCCCAAACCTGCTTGCCGAACGCTGGGGTTTTGGATCCGTGGTTAGTCCCGCCAACAAGGTTCCCATGAGAAGCTGGGAGCGGACGTTGGCCCCAGGAGAGTGGATGCTGGGATTTGAGGTGAGCTGGAGGAAGTTGAAAgggatccaggcagagcagggaggtgagggggagagggaaggaggggacaggctgggcagcGGCCTGGATTGCCGCCCGGCTGGCGCGGTGGGGTGACTGCAGGATTACTCAGCGTGGGCCGGCAGGATCTGCTCCGCGCGGCAGCGGCGCGGACGTTTCACTGCCTTTTGTCAGGGAAGGTCAACCCCGGCAGGAATACAGCTTTCTGCTGCACAGCAGCCGAGGGCAGGGCAGAAATCTGAAGAGGGCAAACGCAGATCCCCAAAACCGTCGTGAAAATCTCTTCAAGAACTTCACCGAGCAGCTTTAGCATTCGGCTTCAGCTGAGGACCACGGCGAGCTGTGGACACGTCGGGGCGATGCCAAGGCAGaccagctgtgcctgcagcgGGTCAGTGCCCAGGagggctcctgccctggggcccTGGGACGGTTTGGGGTAGGAAACACCAGACTGGTTTTTAAGAGTTCGGTTGGAAGGGCCAGTTAGGGCAGCCACTGGATGTAACTGCCAGATCAGAATGCAGGATAAAGGCACAGGATGAGGGAGTAAACAGCCAGAAGAACAAGCCCTGGCTCACTGCAGCTTGCCAGTATTTGCACCCAATACAGATGTTTGTATTTATGAAGGTATGGGCTCCAACTACAATCTCCAGACCCAGCTCTCTGGCCAGGCCCAGCTCCAACTTAATCTCTAGTGCATTCACCAAAGATTAACTTGGTAGATAAAGATGGAACTAGAAATATTTGAAGCCTGAAAACCTGTTAGGGAGCTTTTGTTAtggaaacaaacaaataaatcctATTAAAAcgtgaaaagaaaaataaaaaaaaaagagaaagaaaaagtctgATGATCCACTGACTGATTCTTAAATTCTTCCTCTTTTCAGAGTTCTGAGGTTTGAACATTAAGAACAGTTGACTGTTTGAATCATATAATGCAATACCTGTTCCTCTGGCTTAACGTTACAATATTTCCCACACCGCAGGATTGCTTCACATTATTCTAAGAGGCAGTGTCATTTTCCCTGCAGTGCTAGGTCTTCTTTACTGAGGGAGGACACTCCTACTTCCTTTAATtatatgttttgttttaaattaatgtcCTTTATTCTGGGCATGAATCATCAGCTTGTAGACAGGTAAATGTGGGAGTAAGAGAGTGAAAATATAAGTTTGATTCCCAAGGTGGGTGTCTTTAATTAAAACGGACATCGGGATTCAGTCTTCCTTCCCAAACTTACCCCGCAAATCTCAAAACTTTTGGATTCCACCCTCTGATGCACGAACCTCACTCTCCTCTGGCCCCCATTccgtctcctttggctccagaGCCGGTTCCCTGCTCCCGGCTCCCGTGGGTGCCCTGACAGTTGCCCCACATCGTGCAGAGCAAATATGCCAAGACAAACGCTAGGGCCCCCATGGGTGCTGGAAGCGCCGGGAGGCAGCGCTGGCTTGGCCGGGCTCCGGTGCTGCGGCCGCCAGGAGGAGGCCGGGGcagtgccctgctccagccccatcgCTCGGCCCCGGGCTCGCCGCTGCCCAGCGGCTCTGGGCACGTCCCTGTGGCACTTCTGTGCCAGTGGGATTCGCCAAAGCGAGCCCGGGACGCCGAGTAACGGGATCCGGCTTTGGTGTGCAGCTTTCCCCCTTCTTTGCCAAAAGAACTTGGAAAAATCTCTCTTGCCTTGACTTCCCCTAGGGAAGCGGAGCGATCTGTGCCCAGccccgggcactgccagccccgggcactgccagcccctcgCTGTGCGGgccccggcagagcccgggcggGCACGGGGCAGCGGCAGCGCCCGGCACACGCTGTCCCCGGGGCCGCCCGCTGCCCTGCCCGCTGCCCGCTGCCGTCCCGGCCGGCCCtggccgcggcagccccgacCTCCCGCACCTGCGGGCCCGCAGCCCGGCCCCTCcctccggcccggcccggtgCACTGTGGGCGGCCCGGCGGGCACCGCTCGGCACCGGCGCGCCCGCCCCGGGAGCCTCCTCCGGGGCCGGGACCGGCAGCGCCGAGCGTGCGGAGTGGCAGGCGGCCAGGCGGTGACGCGCCTGTTGCTATGGGATCCACCGCCCCTATAAATAACTGGGGAAAGGAACTTTCCTAAGTCAGAGACTTTAGGACACGGGACCCAGAACCAGATGGTCCGGAGGAGACGCGCCAGCCCCCGCCGCAGCTGCCGGAGCGGTGAAGCCCCGGCGCGCCGCAGGGACTGATCCAGcccggccgggcagcgccgcggggccgTGCCCAGGCCAGAGACCGCGGCAGGGTCTGGAGCCCCCCACCCTGACGGCGGCAGCTTGAGCCTCTGCCGGGGGGGGTCCCCTGCGTCGTTTCCTCCTCCCCGCATCCCCCTTTGCTTTCATGCAACGCCTGGTGGCCTGGGACGCAGCATGCCTCCCCATCCAGCCGCCCGCCTTTAAATCCATGGAAGTGGCTAATTTCTATTACGAGGCGGACTGTCTGGCTGCTCTCAACAAGCTGCACCCGCGGGCGGCCGGGGGCCGCTCCATGACCGAGCTCACCGTCGGGGACCACGAGCGAGCCATCGACTTCAGCCCGTACCTGGAGCCCTTGGCGTCGCAGCCGCCGCCTCCCGCGGCAGCAGCAGGGGGCAACTTTGAGCCTCCGTGCAGCAGCGGCGCCGGCCAAGATTTCCTTTCCGATCTCTTCGCCGAGGACTATaaaggcagcggcggcggcaaGAAGCCCGACTACACCTACATCAGCCTCGCCCGGCACGGCCACCCCTGCGCCAGCCAGAGCCACAAGCcgggggggctgcagggctgcttccCGCCCCAGATCGTGGAAACCAAAGTGGAGCCGGTCTTCGAGACCCTGGACTCTTGCAAAGGGCCCCGGAAGGAAGAagggggcgcggggccgggaccgGGGGGCATGTCCTCGCCCTACGGCAGCACCGTGCGCTCCTACCTGGGTTACCAGTCGGTGCCGAGCGGCAGCAGCGGGAACCTGTCCACCTcatcctcctccagcccccccGGCACCCCCAACCCCTCCGAGTCCTCCAAGTCCGCCGCCGCCGGCGGGGGCTActccgccgccccggcgggCAAGAACAAGCCCAAGAAGTGCGTGGACAAGCACAGCGACGAGTACAAGCTCCGCCGGGAGAGGAACAACATCGCGGTGCGCAAGAGCCGCGACAAAGCCAAAATGCGCAACCTGGAGACTCAGCATAAAGTCTTGGAACTGACGGCCGAGAACGAGCGGCTGCAGAAGAAGGTGGAGCAGCTCTCCCGGGAGCTGAGCACCCTCAGGAACTTGTTCAAACAGCTGCCCGAGCCCCTGCTCGCCTCCTCGCCGCGCTGCTGACCcccggccgggcggcggggcAGCGGAGCCGCCGCTTcttcccggccccgctccgcgctccggggccggggcgAGGGCCCGAGAgcccgcggcgggcgggcggctttggttttcatttgcgttgttgttgttgttgttggatttttgttttttttttttgtctctatcGACATGTTGGCGGAAGGCTCCGCCGCCGCGCGGGGTctgagcggggccggggctgcagcggggcgggcggggggaccccggccccggcccgggcggGCTCTGCTGGGCGCTGGGTTATTTAAAAGAGCGAGAGGAGAGCAAGGGCAAAGTGATGCAATCCTTTAAGCATGGCTGGGAATGCTGTGTACATGATGCAATCTCGTGTAACTGTCAGTCATGGATTGAGTAATCTGTTAAAGATGTTCCTAcagtttttttattataaagaaTAATCTATTTCTATAAGAAAATACATATGTATATTTTGGGATCTATGCATTCTTGCTACATTTGAAGCATTAATGAACAATT
It contains:
- the CEBPB gene encoding CCAAT/enhancer-binding protein beta, with amino-acid sequence MQRLVAWDAACLPIQPPAFKSMEVANFYYEADCLAALNKLHPRAAGGRSMTELTVGDHERAIDFSPYLEPLASQPPPPAAAAGGNFEPPCSSGAGQDFLSDLFAEDYKGSGGGKKPDYTYISLARHGHPCASQSHKPGGLQGCFPPQIVETKVEPVFETLDSCKGPRKEEGGAGPGPGGMSSPYGSTVRSYLGYQSVPSGSSGNLSTSSSSSPPGTPNPSESSKSAAAGGGYSAAPAGKNKPKKCVDKHSDEYKLRRERNNIAVRKSRDKAKMRNLETQHKVLELTAENERLQKKVEQLSRELSTLRNLFKQLPEPLLASSPRC